The segment TCCCGGCCACCGGGGCCAGGTCGCGGAAAAAGCGCAGGGCGGCGTCCCCCCCCCAAACAGTGGTGACGTTGCCGGAATTGTAATCATAGCGGAGCTTGAGCCAGAGGAAGGGGAAGGTGATGAGGAACAACCCGGCCGCTCCGAGGACTCCGGGATGTTGCCACCAGCGCTTCATCGCTCAGGCCTTTTCCGCCACCCGCTCGCCCAGCAGTCCACGGGGCCGCAGGATCAAGACCACCATGAGGATGAGAAAGGTGGTGCCGTCTTTCCAGTCGCTGCCGATCCGGTAGCTGGTGAGGTCCTCGGTCATGCCGATGATGAAACCTCCGAGCACCGCCCCCGGAATGTTGCCGATGCCGCCGAGAATGGCCGCGGTGAAGGCCTTCAACCCCATGCTGTAGCCGGAGTCGAAGCGGAGCACGCCCTGATACATGGCCACCATGACGCCGGCGGCCGCGGCCAGGCCCGATCCGAGGACGAAGGTGAAGGCGATGACCTTGTTGACCGGCACGCCGACCAGGGCGGCCATGCGCTGGTCCTGGGCGGTGGCCCGCATGGCCAATCCGATGCGGGTGCGGTGGATGAGGAGGAAAAGCCCGCCCATGAGGAGCAGGGAGGAAACCAGAATGACCGCCTGGAGCAGGGAT is part of the Candidatus Methylacidiphilales bacterium genome and harbors:
- a CDS encoding branched-chain amino acid ABC transporter permease; translation: MDLFVNGLARGAIYALVALGYTMVYGILGMINFAHGDIFMIGMFAAVFAIGVLSTLWGPVLGVNLVIGAVLAILLAAAYGYANERIAYRRLRRAHILAPLTSAIGLSIVLQNFIWLSVSKDKIDFPRFDSGPLADTRIPLPLGAEASVSLLQAVILVSSLLLMGGLFLLIHRTRIGLAMRATAQDQRMAALVGVPVNKVIAFTFVLGSGLAAAAGVMVAMYQGVLRFDSGYSMGLKAFTAAILGGIGNIPGAVLGGFIIGMTEDLTSYRIGSDWKDGTTFLILMVVLILRPRGLLGERVAEKA